The stretch of DNA TAATTGACCTAACTTTGCAAAGTCTTTGGCCGTAGCATTGTAGCAACAAAAAGCTTTTTCCATTCCGTCTTTTCGATCTTTCGACCAATATGCATCTTGCTCCATGCCCATGGGTTTCCAAAAATTATCACTAAAATATTGAGAAAGAGACTTGCCAGTTGCACGCTCCAAAACAATGGCTAGTAATTGAGTGTCACCCGAAAGATACTCGAAATGTCCACCCGGTGCTTTCTTGAATGTATTACTCAGCATTTGCTTTTTTATATCGTCACCATAATAAGATTTTGCCGTCGGATTGAGTGGGAAATAATAATCCTCTTCCCACTCGAAACCAGAAGTCATACGAGATAAGTCGCCTACGGTGCAATATTTCCCGAATTTATCTTTCTCGAATTCGGGTAAGAAATCGATAATTTTTTGATCCAAACTTTTGATAAAGCCTTGTTCTATAGCTTTGCCCAATAACATGGTTGTGATGCTTTTGGCCATCGAAAAAGAGTTGGTAATGCTTTTATCATTGTACGGGTCGTAATACTTTTCGATCAATAATTGATTGTCTTTTATTACAACAAATGAAGCCGTCTTGAACTGTACCAATTCTTTTTG from Weeksella virosa DSM 16922 encodes:
- a CDS encoding serine hydrolase domain-containing protein, whose amino-acid sequence is MKIIWKLIKICIAVCCIFILLLFATGNDYIIRGARLTYLKGHKTANIDDYKDFDNNLVLTGHPQPWTKHPQYNQIEITDTLQKELVQFKTASFVVIKDNQLLIEKYYDPYNDKSITNSFSMAKSITTMLLGKAIEQGFIKSLDQKIIDFLPEFEKDKFGKYCTVGDLSRMTSGFEWEEDYYFPLNPTAKSYYGDDIKKQMLSNTFKKAPGGHFEYLSGDTQLLAIVLERATGKSLSQYFSDNFWKPMGMEQDAYWSKDRKDGMEKAFCCYNATAKDFAKLGQLLLNKGQWNGKQILASDFVEKMITPNTQAFDKNEPVIYGYSIWTDLQHSTPFYAMLGHLGQRVIMIPSENLVIVRLGKEKDTRPHNRGVLKDLDIYYLVDEVLKMNQKILPNE